The following are encoded in a window of Cryobacterium sp. CG_9.6 genomic DNA:
- a CDS encoding efflux RND transporter permease subunit: MYFLAVLSMRNRALIALITIVAAVFGGLALTSLKQELIPSLQLPQLLISTSYPGASPEVVNDDLSTPIETAIQGLVGLESTSTTSSTNSSLVSATFTYGTDLVKAESKITQAIARIKTVLPEGVDPQVISGSIDDFPIISLAVAGGDPATLADELKRSVLGDIRDVPGVREAALAGDVGQRVTIIPDTTTLTERGLTTQAIRDALQQNGAFIPAGALTEGDTTLSVQAGTKLLTVNDVSALPLLGRAGAATAATADAATADAATDPAAAAAAAQAQADAAPPTIGDVASVALTENPVQSISRVNGEPALTISVTKVPAANTVDVSTAVRAILPALEDAVPGATLTVVFDQAPFIQESIEALTQEGTLGLLFAVLVILVFLLSVRATLVTAISIPTSVLITFIALQAVGYSLNIITLGALTIAIGRVVDDSIVVIENIKRHLVPGVDRAETIVYAVREVAGAITASTITTVTVFLPIAFVGGSTGELFRPFALTVTIALLASLLVALTIVPVLAYWFLRVPVPKVVAAIDPAPVSASAVLAGTVAAEAAKTAAQNPPAAVATLEGPRPGDAGDGDVAPTSAPPATRHTRHAASADEQFGGAPEELENPNRLQRGYLPVLGWTLRHAVATLLLAVLVLGGTVALLPFMKVNFLGSTGQDTFRVSQTLPVGSSLAAQDEASTSVEQALRDVDGVDIVQVSIGGGFGAESAFSGGAPSSNVVTYSVTTADSADADAVQATTRETLGALTDVGDISVAAASGFGSSSDIEVNVTAATDADLQTATQAIAAAVATQSSITQSSDTLAASRPYIAVTIDRTAAAQAGLSEFALGTLVSQAMQPSVVGTIVINQTSLSIYLQSAASPATTAELSALEIPTTTGLVALDTLAAVEQVNGPAAITTAKGLRTATVSATPDSNDLGTANAQLATVLTDTTLPSGATATLGGVTSDQTDAFRQLGIALLVAILIVYIVMVATFRSLLQPLLLLVSIPFAATGAIALQVITGIPLGVPSLIGVLMLIGIVVTNAIVLVDLVNQYRRRGLNVRDALVNGASRRLRPILMTALATIFALLPMALGLTGSGGFISQPLALVVIGGLVSSTVLTLVVLPVLYLVVEGGRERRAERRAGKLSGAVVRLNA; the protein is encoded by the coding sequence GTGTATTTTCTTGCGGTTCTGAGCATGCGGAATAGGGCGCTCATCGCCCTCATCACCATCGTCGCGGCCGTCTTCGGCGGCCTCGCCCTCACCAGTCTGAAGCAGGAGCTGATTCCGTCCCTGCAGTTGCCGCAACTGCTCATTTCCACGAGCTATCCCGGCGCCTCGCCCGAGGTGGTAAACGACGACCTCTCGACCCCGATCGAGACGGCCATTCAGGGTCTGGTCGGCCTCGAATCCACCTCCACCACGAGCAGCACCAATTCCTCCCTCGTGAGTGCCACCTTCACGTACGGAACCGACCTCGTGAAGGCCGAATCCAAGATCACCCAGGCCATCGCGCGCATCAAGACCGTCCTCCCCGAGGGTGTTGACCCGCAGGTAATTAGTGGAAGCATCGACGACTTCCCCATCATTTCCCTCGCCGTGGCCGGTGGTGACCCGGCAACCCTCGCCGATGAGCTGAAGCGCAGCGTGCTCGGCGACATTCGCGATGTGCCCGGCGTGCGCGAGGCCGCGCTGGCGGGCGACGTGGGCCAACGCGTCACCATCATTCCGGACACCACCACGCTCACCGAGCGCGGTCTCACCACTCAGGCCATCCGGGACGCGCTGCAGCAAAACGGCGCGTTCATTCCGGCCGGTGCTCTCACCGAGGGCGACACCACGCTGAGCGTGCAGGCGGGAACCAAGCTCCTTACGGTCAATGACGTCTCCGCGTTGCCGTTGCTCGGTCGCGCCGGTGCAGCGACTGCCGCCACGGCCGATGCCGCCACGGCCGATGCCGCCACCGATCCAGCTGCTGCCGCCGCGGCTGCCCAGGCCCAGGCGGATGCCGCCCCGCCGACGATCGGCGACGTCGCCAGTGTGGCGCTCACCGAGAATCCGGTGCAGAGCATCTCCCGGGTCAACGGTGAACCGGCTCTCACGATCTCCGTCACCAAGGTGCCGGCGGCGAATACCGTTGACGTGTCCACGGCTGTGCGTGCCATCCTGCCCGCGCTGGAGGACGCTGTTCCCGGCGCCACCTTAACCGTGGTCTTTGACCAGGCACCGTTCATTCAGGAGTCCATCGAGGCTCTCACCCAGGAGGGAACGCTCGGGTTGCTCTTCGCCGTGCTGGTCATCCTGGTGTTCCTGCTGTCGGTGCGCGCCACCCTCGTGACGGCCATCTCCATTCCCACAAGTGTGCTGATCACCTTCATCGCGCTGCAAGCCGTGGGGTATTCGCTCAATATCATCACTCTCGGGGCGCTCACCATCGCCATCGGTCGTGTCGTCGATGACTCGATCGTGGTGATTGAGAACATTAAGCGGCACCTGGTGCCGGGCGTCGACCGGGCGGAGACGATTGTCTACGCGGTCCGGGAAGTGGCCGGTGCCATCACGGCGTCAACGATCACCACCGTGACCGTGTTCTTGCCGATCGCCTTTGTGGGCGGGTCAACGGGCGAGCTGTTCCGCCCGTTCGCCCTCACGGTGACGATTGCTTTGCTGGCATCGCTGCTCGTGGCCCTCACCATTGTTCCCGTGCTCGCGTACTGGTTTTTGCGCGTGCCCGTGCCGAAGGTCGTCGCGGCAATCGACCCCGCTCCGGTATCCGCGAGTGCGGTGCTCGCGGGCACGGTGGCAGCCGAGGCGGCAAAAACCGCGGCGCAGAACCCGCCCGCGGCGGTGGCCACCCTCGAGGGGCCACGGCCCGGTGACGCGGGGGACGGCGACGTTGCACCCACGAGCGCACCGCCGGCCACCCGGCACACCCGGCATGCGGCATCCGCTGACGAACAGTTCGGTGGAGCGCCGGAAGAACTCGAGAATCCGAACCGCCTCCAGCGTGGCTACCTGCCCGTCCTGGGCTGGACCCTGCGGCACGCCGTCGCCACCCTGCTGCTCGCCGTTCTCGTGCTGGGTGGAACCGTGGCGCTGCTGCCGTTCATGAAGGTGAACTTCCTGGGGTCAACCGGGCAAGACACCTTCCGCGTGAGCCAGACCCTGCCGGTGGGGTCGAGCCTGGCCGCGCAGGATGAGGCTTCCACGAGTGTTGAACAGGCCCTCCGCGACGTCGACGGTGTCGACATTGTGCAGGTGTCGATTGGCGGTGGGTTTGGTGCAGAAAGTGCGTTCTCCGGTGGCGCGCCGTCATCGAACGTGGTCACCTACTCCGTGACCACGGCCGATTCCGCCGATGCCGACGCGGTGCAGGCCACGACCCGCGAGACCCTGGGGGCACTCACCGACGTGGGTGACATTTCGGTGGCCGCGGCAAGCGGCTTTGGGTCCTCCAGCGATATTGAGGTGAACGTGACGGCCGCAACGGATGCCGACCTGCAGACCGCCACGCAGGCCATTGCCGCTGCGGTAGCCACGCAGAGTTCTATTACGCAGAGCTCGGATACCCTCGCCGCCTCACGCCCCTACATTGCGGTGACCATCGACCGCACGGCGGCCGCACAGGCCGGACTCAGCGAATTCGCCCTCGGCACACTGGTCTCGCAGGCCATGCAGCCGAGCGTGGTGGGTACCATCGTCATCAACCAGACAAGCCTCTCCATCTACCTGCAGTCCGCCGCCTCCCCGGCAACCACGGCCGAGCTGTCGGCGCTGGAGATTCCCACCACCACCGGCCTCGTGGCCCTCGATACCCTCGCCGCCGTGGAGCAGGTGAATGGACCCGCCGCCATCACCACGGCCAAGGGACTGCGCACCGCCACGGTCTCGGCCACCCCCGACAGCAACGACCTGGGGACGGCCAACGCCCAGCTGGCCACCGTGCTCACCGACACCACGCTTCCGTCGGGTGCCACGGCAACCCTCGGTGGTGTCACCAGCGACCAAACGGATGCCTTCCGCCAACTCGGCATCGCCCTCCTGGTGGCCATCCTCATCGTCTACATCGTCATGGTGGCTACGTTCCGATCCCTGCTGCAGCCTCTGCTGCTGCTCGTATCGATTCCCTTCGCGGCTACCGGGGCGATTGCGTTGCAGGTGATCACGGGCATCCCGCTCGGTGTGCCGTCGCTGATCGGTGTGCTCATGCTGATTGGAATCGTGGTGACGAACGCCATTGTGCTGGTCGACCTCGTGAACCAGTACCGACGCCGGGGTCTGAACGTGCGGGATGCCCTCGTGAACGGTGCCTCCCGCCGGTTGCGTCCCATTCTGATGACCGCGCTCGCCACGATCTTCGCCCTGCTGCCCATGGCGCTGGGTCTCACGGGCTCGGGCGGGTTCATCTCGCAACCTCTGGCCCTGGTGGTCATTGGCGGGCTGGTCTCCTCCACAGTGCTCACGCTCGTGGTGCTTCCGGTGCTCTACCTCGTGGTAGAGGGCGGGCGGGAGCGCCGGGCCGAACGCCGCGCCGGGAAGCTCTCGGGTGCGGTGGTTAGGCTCAACGCATGA
- a CDS encoding M20/M25/M40 family metallo-hydrolase: MVPTSPSDLDPRALLQHLVRIDSVNSDLVPGAAGEGELALWCADWLISQGFAVSLLEARLGRPSVVGIKRGTGDGRSLMLNAHLDTVGVATYEGDPFSGDLVDGRIYGRGAIDTKSGLAAILVAAARASALPLSGDIVVTLVADEEFGSLGTEEVLRTYRADAAIIVEPSNLELTTAHRGFAWFDLTLTGLAAHGSQPALGVDAIAHAGLVLQALDALRDRLESGPAHPTLGHGAVRVSKISGGDDAATVAASCVLTLERRMLPGESPSQVEAELRALLVDLANRVPDFQFDLTCVVARAAFEALADWPIVRELTASAARTLGHEPATRGEPFWTDAGLVLEAGIPCVVFGATGDGLHADTEWVEAASVVALTDILEGTIASWCR; encoded by the coding sequence ATGGTGCCCACTTCACCGAGTGACCTTGACCCCCGTGCCCTGCTGCAGCACCTCGTGCGCATTGATTCCGTTAACTCGGATCTCGTCCCCGGCGCGGCCGGCGAGGGGGAACTCGCGCTGTGGTGCGCCGACTGGCTGATCAGCCAGGGTTTTGCGGTGAGCCTACTCGAAGCGCGTCTCGGTCGACCCTCGGTCGTGGGTATCAAACGTGGCACCGGCGACGGTCGCTCTCTCATGCTCAACGCCCATCTCGACACGGTGGGTGTGGCTACCTACGAGGGTGACCCGTTCAGCGGGGACCTCGTTGATGGCCGAATCTACGGCCGCGGCGCAATCGACACCAAGAGCGGGCTGGCGGCCATTCTGGTGGCGGCGGCCCGGGCATCCGCTCTGCCGCTGTCGGGCGACATTGTGGTGACGCTCGTGGCCGACGAGGAGTTCGGCAGCCTCGGTACCGAAGAGGTGCTGCGCACCTACCGGGCGGATGCCGCCATTATCGTGGAGCCGAGCAACCTCGAGCTCACGACAGCCCACCGCGGGTTTGCCTGGTTTGATCTCACCCTCACGGGCCTTGCGGCGCACGGATCGCAGCCGGCCCTCGGGGTAGATGCGATTGCGCACGCCGGCCTCGTGCTGCAGGCGCTCGATGCCCTGCGCGACCGGTTGGAATCCGGCCCCGCGCACCCCACGCTGGGCCACGGCGCGGTGCGGGTGTCGAAAATCAGCGGCGGCGACGATGCCGCAACGGTGGCAGCGAGCTGCGTCCTCACCCTCGAGCGCCGCATGCTGCCGGGGGAGTCGCCGAGCCAGGTGGAGGCCGAGCTGCGGGCACTGCTGGTGGACCTTGCAAACCGGGTGCCCGATTTTCAGTTCGACCTCACGTGTGTGGTGGCGCGGGCGGCCTTTGAAGCGCTCGCGGACTGGCCGATCGTGCGGGAGCTCACCGCCAGTGCAGCTCGAACACTGGGGCACGAACCGGCCACACGCGGTGAGCCGTTTTGGACCGACGCCGGCCTCGTGCTGGAGGCGGGAATTCCGTGTGTGGTCTTTGGCGCGACCGGCGACGGGCTACATGCCGACACGGAATGGGTCGAGGCGGCATCCGTCGTGGCCCTCACCGACATTCTCGAGGGCACCATCGCCTCGTGGTGCCGCTAA
- a CDS encoding CPBP family intramembrane metalloprotease → MARTSTNAGTTVSAQTRPRASWGLIPAALVSASAVLLFGLRMPIPGYLTLAVALALAFVLNRALFRDLVLIAIGLGIVSTISVEANIDYPNMALMGVVLSLSVLVPYLLSRYAYRDHAIRFPIRTGQRWSMLERAYLPLVLLLGYLILPWYFIGSGAYLNWPAVTAPDEIARLFVGVGFVGIWDELFFICTIFTLLRRHFPDWQANLLQAVIFTSFLWELGYQSWGPLMTFPFALLQGYTFALTRSLTYVVCVHLLFDAMVFLVIVHAHHPEWLAIFWY, encoded by the coding sequence ATGGCTAGAACGTCGACCAACGCGGGCACCACGGTGAGTGCACAAACGCGACCGCGCGCGTCGTGGGGGCTGATTCCGGCGGCGCTGGTGAGCGCATCCGCTGTGCTGCTCTTCGGCCTCCGGATGCCGATACCCGGCTATCTCACACTGGCCGTGGCGCTCGCGCTGGCCTTCGTACTGAACCGTGCGCTCTTTCGTGACCTAGTGCTGATCGCCATCGGGCTCGGCATCGTGAGCACCATCTCGGTCGAGGCCAATATTGATTACCCCAATATGGCGCTGATGGGTGTGGTTTTGAGCCTCTCCGTGCTCGTGCCGTATCTGCTCTCGCGCTATGCGTACCGCGACCACGCCATTCGTTTTCCCATTCGCACGGGGCAACGCTGGTCCATGCTGGAACGGGCATATCTCCCGCTGGTGCTGCTTCTCGGCTACCTGATTCTGCCGTGGTACTTCATCGGCTCGGGTGCGTACCTCAACTGGCCCGCGGTGACCGCGCCCGACGAGATCGCCCGGCTGTTTGTGGGCGTGGGTTTCGTGGGTATCTGGGACGAACTCTTCTTCATTTGTACGATTTTTACCCTGCTCCGACGCCATTTTCCGGATTGGCAGGCCAACCTGCTGCAGGCCGTGATCTTCACGTCTTTTCTCTGGGAACTCGGCTACCAAAGCTGGGGTCCGTTGATGACGTTCCCATTCGCGCTCCTGCAGGGGTATACGTTCGCGCTCACGCGATCGCTCACCTACGTGGTTTGCGTGCATCTGCTCTTTGACGCCATGGTTTTTTTGGTGATTGTGCATGCCCACCACCCCGAGTGGCTCGCCATCTTCTGGTACTGA
- a CDS encoding integrase core domain-containing protein, with product MPKSLPPSVRRQIIEFDPLAADGPSISELCQRLNISRPSFYNIRRRFLQEGNKALNPHSSAPKNPVRTFDKKTTEIVLRIRARLKKEGWDNGPKSIWFTGVDTNEFSQPVPSVATIARILSSSGVTNSNPRKRPRTAWLRFARSPAMEMWQLDAFEYRLATKLAPKVTVYQLLDDSTRFDVGSMCFAEPENGTDAIITLSAAIDDHGVPKELLSDNGTAFNQSRRGNISATERFLADRGCLGISGRGGHPQTQGKNERSHQTLLRFLDARAPESLEQLATLIVDYRNYYNYRRRHQALPGSMTPGQAWDAAEHQPSDGTPISHKELQARADAYRDKSLAKQAAEPDSNSAEALPAATLAQSEQLAPRGGRLRDGSDEVVITRTNPQIYFRGLRIKVPTHLVGSYEVVSSETEYAMFDRSSGDESIYFPLPLQTASTRDQVALWQVRGAKIRDPKPAWLSKHLSYELEHFPEE from the coding sequence GTGCCCAAATCTCTTCCACCTTCCGTCCGCCGCCAGATCATCGAATTTGATCCTCTTGCCGCCGATGGCCCCAGTATCTCCGAACTCTGCCAACGCCTGAATATCAGCCGGCCGTCGTTTTATAACATCCGGCGACGCTTCCTCCAGGAGGGAAATAAGGCGCTGAATCCGCACTCGTCGGCCCCGAAGAATCCCGTGCGGACGTTCGACAAGAAGACGACGGAAATTGTCCTGCGCATCCGTGCTCGGCTGAAAAAGGAGGGCTGGGATAACGGTCCCAAATCGATCTGGTTCACCGGTGTGGACACGAATGAATTCAGTCAACCGGTTCCGTCGGTGGCGACCATCGCCCGGATCCTGTCATCATCCGGCGTGACGAACTCCAACCCGCGTAAACGGCCACGGACGGCTTGGCTGCGCTTCGCGCGCTCGCCGGCGATGGAGATGTGGCAGCTGGATGCATTCGAGTATCGCCTGGCGACCAAGCTGGCCCCGAAAGTGACGGTCTACCAGCTGCTGGATGATTCCACCCGTTTCGACGTGGGCAGTATGTGCTTCGCCGAGCCCGAGAACGGCACCGACGCCATCATCACCCTGAGCGCCGCGATCGACGATCACGGCGTGCCCAAAGAGTTACTCAGCGACAACGGGACCGCTTTCAACCAGAGCCGGCGCGGCAACATCTCGGCGACGGAACGCTTCCTGGCCGACCGTGGGTGCTTGGGGATCAGCGGCCGGGGCGGCCACCCGCAGACGCAAGGGAAAAACGAACGCAGCCACCAAACGCTGCTGCGGTTCCTCGATGCCCGCGCCCCGGAGAGCCTCGAACAGCTCGCCACCCTCATCGTGGATTACCGCAACTATTACAACTACCGTCGCCGGCACCAAGCGTTGCCCGGCTCTATGACACCGGGCCAGGCCTGGGACGCGGCCGAACACCAGCCCTCGGACGGAACACCGATCAGTCATAAGGAACTTCAAGCGCGTGCCGACGCCTACCGGGACAAATCACTGGCCAAGCAGGCAGCTGAACCCGACAGTAACAGTGCCGAGGCTCTGCCCGCGGCCACACTCGCGCAGAGCGAACAGCTGGCGCCGCGCGGCGGCAGACTGCGTGACGGCTCCGACGAGGTCGTCATCACCCGCACCAACCCGCAGATCTACTTCCGGGGCCTGAGAATCAAGGTCCCGACCCATCTGGTGGGCAGCTACGAGGTTGTCAGCTCCGAGACTGAATACGCGATGTTCGACAGGAGCAGCGGCGACGAGAGCATCTATTTCCCGTTGCCGTTGCAGACCGCGTCCACGCGGGACCAGGTCGCGCTTTGGCAGGTGAGAGGAGCCAAAATACGTGACCCCAAACCAGCATGGCTGAGCAAGCATTTGTCGTATGAACTCGAGCACTTCCCCGAGGAATAG
- a CDS encoding APC family permease, whose translation MTPEANAPVPENRSAKRWIIGDPLPTEHLEGQLLPKHLALPIFASDPLSSVAYAPQELLMILTLGGLAFLSFAPWVAAVVVVLLVVVVASYRQLIKAYPSGGGDYEVAHRNLGEKAGLIVASALLVDYVMTVVVSVASGVDNIISAIPALDPFRVEMAVLFIILLAAVNLRGVRESSKAFAFPTYLFVASVLFMIIVGLVRTALGDTPVAESAGFNVEGQNLAQAAFILLLLRSFASGCSALTGVEAIANGVPAFKRPKVKNAQITLTLMGGIAIVLFVGLTALALASKVHYAEDPCDLIGWAECATAPQRSLIAQVAAATFGNYSIMFYVLQAATAAVLLLAANTAFNGFPLLGSVLARDSYAPKSLSTRGDRLIYSNGVVVLALAACVIMIVYRANLTLLIQLYIIGVFVSFTLGQTGMVKHWLNLLKTNPPHRASIIGSLMINGFGAALTGVVLIVVTVTKFTHGAWLVFVLMPVLFALMMGVNRYYRDVAKEIEVDPLTTFGSSGDHAIVLVGKMQKPVLKALDYAIAARHETLEAVHVSIDDAETKILKRAWVKQNIQVPLRIVASPYRDISWPLISYIRGRREDHGSEVVTVYTPIYIVGHWWEGLLHNHKARRLRQKLMLVHGVTIALVPWLLDSSALIYGRRSRPIPGQDRRGEPVRPTPVPRKPLTPAGGDRSTRSTPLAPGVSTVSRPSASRRRKRK comes from the coding sequence GTGACACCAGAGGCAAACGCCCCCGTACCGGAAAACCGATCCGCCAAGCGGTGGATCATTGGCGATCCGCTCCCCACCGAGCACTTGGAAGGGCAGCTGCTTCCCAAGCACCTGGCCTTGCCGATCTTTGCCAGCGACCCGCTCTCGAGCGTGGCGTATGCGCCGCAAGAGCTCCTGATGATTCTGACCCTGGGTGGCCTCGCTTTTCTGAGCTTTGCCCCCTGGGTGGCAGCGGTGGTTGTTGTTCTTCTCGTGGTCGTTGTCGCGTCGTACCGCCAGCTGATCAAGGCCTATCCCTCCGGCGGTGGCGACTACGAAGTAGCCCACCGTAACCTGGGCGAAAAGGCCGGCCTGATCGTGGCATCCGCTCTTCTCGTGGACTACGTGATGACCGTGGTGGTGTCGGTGGCCAGCGGGGTAGACAACATCATCTCTGCCATTCCCGCGCTGGACCCGTTCCGCGTGGAAATGGCCGTCCTCTTCATCATTCTGCTTGCCGCCGTCAACCTGCGGGGGGTGCGCGAGTCGAGCAAGGCCTTTGCATTCCCCACTTACCTGTTCGTCGCCAGCGTGCTGTTCATGATCATTGTGGGCCTCGTGCGCACGGCGCTCGGCGACACCCCCGTGGCCGAGTCCGCCGGGTTCAACGTGGAGGGCCAAAACCTCGCCCAGGCCGCGTTCATTCTGCTTCTGCTGCGCTCGTTTGCCAGCGGATGCAGCGCCCTCACCGGTGTGGAAGCCATCGCCAACGGCGTTCCCGCCTTCAAACGCCCCAAGGTGAAGAACGCACAGATCACCCTCACCCTGATGGGCGGCATCGCCATTGTGCTCTTCGTGGGCCTCACCGCTCTGGCACTCGCCTCGAAGGTGCACTACGCGGAGGACCCCTGCGATCTGATCGGCTGGGCAGAGTGTGCCACCGCTCCACAGCGCAGCCTGATCGCGCAGGTGGCGGCGGCCACCTTCGGCAACTACTCGATCATGTTCTATGTGCTGCAGGCAGCGACGGCCGCAGTGTTGCTGCTCGCGGCCAACACGGCGTTCAACGGTTTCCCGCTGCTCGGCTCCGTTCTGGCCCGCGACTCCTACGCGCCCAAGTCCCTCAGCACCCGCGGCGACCGTCTCATCTACTCCAACGGCGTTGTCGTGCTGGCGCTGGCCGCCTGCGTGATCATGATCGTGTACCGCGCCAACCTCACCCTGCTGATTCAGCTCTACATCATCGGTGTGTTCGTGTCCTTCACCCTCGGCCAGACCGGCATGGTGAAGCACTGGCTCAACCTGCTCAAGACCAATCCGCCGCACCGCGCGTCCATCATCGGGAGCCTGATGATCAACGGCTTCGGTGCGGCGCTCACCGGCGTGGTGCTGATTGTTGTGACCGTCACCAAGTTCACGCACGGCGCCTGGCTTGTCTTCGTGCTCATGCCGGTGCTGTTCGCCCTCATGATGGGCGTCAACCGCTACTACCGTGACGTGGCGAAAGAGATCGAGGTTGACCCCCTCACCACCTTCGGGTCCAGCGGCGACCACGCCATTGTGCTCGTGGGCAAGATGCAGAAGCCCGTGCTCAAGGCCCTCGACTACGCCATCGCGGCCCGCCATGAAACCCTCGAGGCCGTGCACGTCTCCATTGACGATGCCGAGACGAAGATTCTCAAGCGCGCCTGGGTGAAACAGAACATTCAGGTGCCGCTGCGCATCGTGGCGTCACCGTACCGCGACATCAGCTGGCCGCTGATCAGCTACATCCGCGGCCGCCGCGAGGATCACGGCTCCGAGGTCGTCACCGTGTACACACCCATCTACATCGTGGGTCACTGGTGGGAAGGCCTGCTGCACAACCACAAGGCCCGCCGCCTGCGCCAGAAGCTCATGCTGGTGCACGGCGTCACGATCGCCCTCGTGCCGTGGCTGCTCGACTCGTCCGCGCTCATCTACGGTCGCCGGTCTCGGCCCATTCCCGGCCAGGATCGTCGCGGTGAGCCCGTGCGTCCTACACCGGTACCCCGCAAACCCTTGACGCCAGCCGGGGGTGACCGGTCAACGCGGTCAACACCACTCGCGCCCGGGGTGTCCACGGTCTCGCGTCCGTCGGCGTCACGGCGCCGCAAGCGCAAATAG
- a CDS encoding NAD(P)-binding domain-containing protein, producing the protein MSVVIIGAGQAGLSVAYYLQTLNLAAGRDFVLFDRSPHAGGAWQHRWESLRLGDAHRVNDLPFLSDLGLRFDTADRQRPARDVVSEYYAAYEEHFALAVVRPVTVTGVTECAGDLIVATSSPVFGERTTATRVLVNATGTWGAPFIPHASGAETFLGRQIHTSGYTSAEDFAGLNVVVVGGGTSAIGFMLELEGAADTLSWATRRPIGWVDSEHLDLEEAVAAVAMQDTAARAGQALPSIVSGTGVPLTARLRSARDRGLLVPRAMFTSIEPTGVRWPDGSFSPADAIIWASGFRPELRHLAPLKLRAKAGGYAVAAGASVADPRIFFAGYGPQASTIGANRAGRLIARQVVAQLAAQP; encoded by the coding sequence GTGTCTGTCGTCATCATTGGTGCCGGTCAGGCCGGCCTCTCGGTGGCCTATTACCTGCAAACCCTCAATTTAGCCGCTGGTCGGGATTTTGTCCTCTTTGATCGCTCACCTCATGCGGGTGGAGCATGGCAACACCGGTGGGAATCCCTGCGGCTCGGCGATGCTCACCGCGTCAATGATCTTCCATTCTTGAGTGATTTGGGTCTTCGCTTTGATACCGCAGACCGGCAGCGGCCGGCGCGGGACGTGGTGTCGGAGTACTACGCCGCGTATGAAGAGCACTTCGCTCTGGCGGTCGTGCGTCCCGTCACTGTCACCGGCGTCACGGAGTGCGCGGGGGATCTGATCGTGGCCACGTCGTCGCCCGTGTTCGGGGAGCGCACGACCGCCACGCGGGTGCTGGTGAACGCGACGGGCACCTGGGGCGCACCGTTCATTCCGCACGCCTCGGGCGCCGAGACGTTTCTCGGCCGCCAGATTCACACCAGCGGCTACACCTCGGCAGAGGACTTTGCCGGTTTGAACGTGGTGGTCGTGGGCGGCGGCACGTCGGCCATCGGCTTCATGCTTGAACTGGAAGGCGCAGCCGACACGCTCAGCTGGGCAACCCGGCGACCGATCGGCTGGGTGGACTCGGAGCACCTTGACCTGGAGGAAGCCGTTGCTGCGGTAGCCATGCAGGACACCGCTGCCCGCGCCGGACAAGCCCTGCCCAGCATCGTGAGCGGAACCGGTGTGCCACTCACCGCGCGCCTGCGCTCCGCCCGTGACCGCGGCCTGCTCGTGCCGCGGGCCATGTTCACGAGCATTGAGCCCACCGGGGTGCGGTGGCCGGACGGCAGCTTCAGCCCGGCGGATGCCATCATCTGGGCCTCGGGTTTTCGGCCGGAGCTTCGACACCTGGCACCCCTGAAGCTGCGCGCCAAGGCGGGTGGGTACGCGGTCGCTGCCGGGGCATCCGTTGCCGATCCCCGGATATTCTTTGCCGGGTATGGACCCCAGGCCAGCACGATCGGCGCCAACCGTGCCGGTCGGCTCATCGCCCGACAAGTCGTGGCTCAGCTCGCTGCACAGCCCTGA
- a CDS encoding DUF3073 domain-containing protein → MGRGRQKAKHTKVARELKYFSPDTNYNALERELTGHPSDPRLDEDLAKWPEYEKDKADKAAAVASDDDEDDDQYVDHYATEDEQRSA, encoded by the coding sequence ATGGGGCGCGGCCGTCAAAAAGCAAAGCACACCAAGGTCGCTCGGGAGCTGAAGTATTTCAGTCCCGATACGAACTACAACGCGCTCGAACGCGAGCTCACCGGGCATCCGTCCGACCCGCGTCTCGACGAGGATCTGGCCAAATGGCCGGAGTATGAAAAGGACAAAGCCGATAAGGCTGCGGCCGTTGCGTCCGACGACGATGAGGACGACGACCAGTACGTCGATCACTACGCGACCGAAGACGAGCAGCGAAGCGCCTGA